A window from Dunckerocampus dactyliophorus isolate RoL2022-P2 chromosome 15, RoL_Ddac_1.1, whole genome shotgun sequence encodes these proteins:
- the cdc123 gene encoding cell division cycle protein 123 homolog, whose product MKKEQVEHCQFSVWYPIFKQHTIKSLILPLPQNVIDYLLDDGTLVVSGSDRVAQQTQINNDSDAEEDIQWSDDETTTTVTAPEFPEFTAKVLEAINALGGLVFPKLNWSAPRDANWIALNSSLQCHSLSDIFLLFKSSDFITHDLTQPFLHCNDQDSPDPIINYELVLRKWSELIPGGEFRCFVKENKLIAISQRDYTQYYPHILKQEESIVHAIEDFFNQRIQYNFLDEDFVLDVYRDSQGRVWLIDLNPFGEVTDSLLFSWEELTSGGEITQQQEGPIFRYTTSEVTVQPSPCLSYRIPRDFVDLSTGEDAYKLIDFLKLKKSQQEESEDEEADTPQC is encoded by the exons ATGAAGAAGGAGCAAGTTGAACATTGCCAATTTTCGGTCTGGTATCCGATATTTAAGCAACATACAATTAAAAG TCTGATTCTTCCACTGCCTCAGAATGTAATAGACTATTTACTGGACGATGGGACACTGGTAGTCTCTGGGAG CGACCGCGTTGCACAGCAGACGCAAATTAACAACGATTCAGATGCAGAAGAAGACATTCAA TGGTCAGATGATGAAACAACTACCACTGTCACA GCTCCTGAGTTCCCAGAATTCACTGCTAAAGTGCTGGAGGCCATAAATGCTTTGGGTGGACTTGTTTTTCCCAAACTCAACTGGAGTGCCCCAAGG GACGCTAATTGGATTGCACTGAACAGCTCCCTCCAGTGTCACAGTCTGAGTGACATATTTTTACTCTTCAAAAGCTCAGACTTCATCACCCATGACCTCACGCAGCC GTTCCTTCACTGCAACGACCAGGATTCACCTGATCCCATCATCAATTATGAG CTAGTTCTGAGAAAGTGGAGTGAGCTGATCCCCGGAGGAGAGTTCCGCTGCTTTGTTAAAGAAAATAAACTGATTG CGATCTCCCAAAGAGACTACACTCAGTATTATCCGCACATCTTGAAACAGGAGGAGTCGATCGTTCACGCTATAGAGGACTTCTTTAACCAGCGCATCCAGTATAACTTCCTGGATGAAGACT TTGTGTTGGACGTCTACAGAGATAGCCAG GGGAGGGTGTGGCTGATTGATCTGAACCCATTTGGCGAGGTCACGGACTCGCTTCTCTTCAGCTGGGAGGAGCTGACGTCCGGTGGAGAAATCACTCAGCAGCAG GAAGGCCCCATCTTCCGCTACACCACCAGTGAGGTGACGGTGCAGCCCAGTCCGTGCCTCAGTTACCGAATCCCACGCGACTTTGTGGACCTCTCCACTGGAGAAGACGCCTATAAACTCATCGACTTCCTCAAACTG
- the nudt5 gene encoding ADP-sugar pyrophosphatase, whose amino-acid sequence MNHTEDPKVTSVPHIVKEELLASGRWVKLEKTTYVDPAGNTRIWETVKRTTRQTNTDADGVGIIALLKRTLHKDCVVMVKQFRPPLGCFSLEFPAGLIDEGESAEAAALRELKEETGYKGEVVGVTPVTCLDPGLSNCTTQIVRVNINGDEMENINPTQQLGEE is encoded by the exons atgaatcacACAGAGGACCCCAAAGTTACGAGCGTGCCACACATCGTGAAAGAGGAG ctcCTGGCGTCGGGGAGATGGGTGAAGCTGGAGAAGACGACGTATGTAGATCCCGCAGGAAACACAAG GATCTGGGAGACGGTGAAGAGGACTACGAGGCAAACCAACACAGATGCAGATG GTGTGGGCATCATCGCGCTGCTCAAAAGGACACTGCACAAAGATTGTGTGGTGATGGTGAAGCAGTTTCGGCCTCCTCTTGGATGCTTCAGCCTGGAGTTTCCTGCAG GATTGATCGACGAGGGTGAGAGCGCAGAGGCGGCTGCGTTGAGGGAGCTGAAGGAAGAAACGGGCTACAAAGGCGAAGTAGTCGGAGTCACACCAG TGACTTGTCTGGATCCCGGCCTCTCCAACTGCACCACGCAGATTGTCAGGGTCAACATCAATGGAGATGAAATGGAGAATATAAACCCAACACAACAGCTGGGTGAGGAGTAG